In Bacteroidota bacterium, one genomic interval encodes:
- the lipB gene encoding lipoyl(octanoyl) transferase LipB — MVRQSISKELFYADPGLTGYQEAWDLQKSLHSLRYEGKIKDTFIMLEHPHTYTLGKTADKNNLIGSDEFLQERDIKVFEIDRGGDITYHGPGQIVGYPIINLQDWKPDTHLYLRTLEQVIIDVLEEYGIESGRKPEYTGVWVGESKIAAIGIKISRWITMHGFAFNINTDLDLFNGIIPCGIKEKEVTSLKKLLNKEIKISEVKAKLLLRFMEHFSFTEKKEINIYQLVQLKT; from the coding sequence ATGGTGAGGCAATCCATATCTAAGGAATTATTTTATGCAGATCCCGGATTAACAGGTTATCAGGAAGCCTGGGATCTGCAAAAATCTCTGCATTCACTTAGGTACGAGGGCAAAATCAAGGATACCTTCATCATGCTCGAGCATCCGCATACATATACCCTGGGTAAAACTGCCGATAAAAACAACCTCATTGGCTCCGATGAGTTTCTTCAAGAAAGAGACATCAAAGTTTTTGAGATTGACAGAGGTGGTGACATAACCTACCACGGTCCCGGGCAAATTGTTGGATATCCCATAATCAATTTGCAGGACTGGAAGCCGGATACACATCTGTATCTCAGAACCCTTGAGCAGGTTATCATTGATGTGCTCGAAGAATACGGGATAGAATCCGGAAGGAAACCTGAATATACGGGTGTATGGGTGGGAGAGAGCAAAATTGCTGCCATAGGAATTAAGATATCACGCTGGATAACCATGCATGGATTTGCATTCAACATCAACACCGACCTTGACCTTTTCAATGGCATAATTCCGTGTGGAATAAAGGAAAAGGAAGTGACATCATTGAAAAAATTATTGAATAAAGAAATAAAAATCAGCGAAGTTAAGGCGAAACTGCTTCTGCGGTTTATGGAGCATTTTAGTTTCACTGAGAAAAAAGAAATTAATATCTATCAATTGGTTCAATTAAAAACTTAA